Proteins encoded in a region of the Ornithodoros turicata isolate Travis chromosome 3, ASM3712646v1, whole genome shotgun sequence genome:
- the LOC135387646 gene encoding putative nuclease HARBI1: MADLYLFLADEGMCETEETRVFRQHRDAFTALSEEEFIVKFRLCKDAVREVCEAVAADLQKPQQWRSTTLPVEQRVLMALRFFATGAFLGNIAEEEDFLTSKRPVSESIHVVSSAIIQNLAPRYLKFPATPEEKLILKRQFYEIAGIPGCLGAIDGTMIAIIAPSTKDKLFVEGNYYCHKGYHTLNVLGVKSYMVK; encoded by the exons ATGGCGGACTTGTATCTGTTCCTCGCTGATGAGGGTATGTGCGAAACTGAAGAAACTCGAGTGTTTCGCCAGCATCGCGACGCTTTCACGGCACTCTCCGAAGAGGAATTCATCGTGAAGTTCCGGCTTTGCAAAGACGCCGTGAGAGAAGTGTGCGAAGCTGTGGCAGCGGATTTGCAGAAAC CGCAACAGTGGCGTAGCACCACGCTTCCTGTGGAACAAAGGGTGCTTATGGCACTACGGTTCTTTGCTACGGGTGCGTTTCTGGGAAATATCGCAGAGGAGGAGGATTTCCTGACAAGCAAGCGACCAGTGTCGGAGTCAATTCATGTCGTGAGCTCGGCCATCATCCAGAACTTGGCACCACGGTACCTGAAATTCCCAGCGACCCCTGAGGAAAAGTTGATTCTGAAGCGGCAGTTTTACGAAATTGCAGGCATACCTGGCTGCCTTG GTGCAATCGATGGAACAATGATTGCTATCATTGCACCGAGCACAAAGGACAAACTCTTTGTGGAGGGCAACTATTATTGCCACAAAGGATATCACACACTCAATGTGCTTGGGGTCAAATCATATATGGTGAAATAG